In Mytilus edulis chromosome 8, xbMytEdul2.2, whole genome shotgun sequence, the genomic window CAAAATTATGACCATCCTTcgaaatattacatttatttctcTGATACAAAGGACAATACCAaacttttttatcaaaattctttTCAGAAGATTTATCTGAATATTTACTAACAGTTTTATTCAACACTTTCTTTCCTATTAACATTCTAACCTCCAACAGAGAAGTATCATCAGACCAGACATTCTCacctttttcaattaatttaaccCATGCTGCATAAAAATTTAACAGCACAGACCATTCAAATTCACTAGCATAATAACAAATTTTGTTCAATAAAGATAATCTACCCTCTCTTTCTTTTTTACCAATTTTGCAATGCCttataaataatttcaacaaaaattttcaaatgtaCCGCGAATCccgaaacaaagaaatatataagagCGTCCTGTAACCAGGTAacaaattaaccaatcaaaataaagAATACTCGGAACAATTTCTTCCGAGTACATGTAAACAGTGATTCACGtggtaattatccatttttataaaatcaaaaattacacGAATGCCACAATacacagggatatcctttattcattataaaaatcattcacagtatTTGTATACTAAATTAAAATCCGTATTGGTTTAATgtaaacctaatgatgtttgctgtagtgtagatgattcacacaccaacatgcaatgctttaatctgcggctataatcagataatttgtaggtcaactttcgcggtaaacaatgtcaatggggatacatgagattggggagagaaacggcagttttcattgtttctgtaaagtttttattttagaatcttcctccaattcaggagcacctcaattgatgagtagttatacacttttaattataacataattattgaaatggttaaaaaaaaaatgttgctttttgtagtttatacctattgagattggggagagcaactgcagttttcattctttctgtaaagttatgtttatagaatctttctccaattaaggagcacctcaattgatgagtaattacccactaaaatgaaagttaatgtatctgaacagaacactaaaaatgtcacattaagtatatatatgataagtagtcatcaattaaaaaataattttgcataacaacataattattgtactggtcattttttttaaaatattgctttttgtagtttaaagctatttattcatgaattttacagatatatcaaaatgtgggatctggaaacaaacttcacacagcttatatcaatcatatttgattttataagtacatgtatccctgtgatgagagttgtaactgggaacttaatatcaatggaaaattaaaactgaatagatttttcagtcctcactttcttgagaatactgccacaaaaaattgagaatggtcttagcctgccgttcagttgtacattgtagtagttgttaaattcaattgaattttagataactAACTCCCAActtaaatcaaatgttttgatttagatggtgcagatctcattggtccaaatagtctctatgatgaattcttgactaaggaaatgaaataacaataaacaacaattagttgCCTTTCTATATGTTGTGgctgttcttttgctcattctttgtatgtagactatcaaaagatacccccctaaagattgaaacaatggccgtctttgccctcagagctcttcagctctttgattatctTGTACCATTGAACTTTATAATGGGGGCCATATATgacccttaccgaacttactgcTTTGCATTGCACAAAATTACAAAAACTGACTGAAAATTTACTGCAAATTTATgcaactttttgaaaattttaatgacATATTCAGCAGAACAAAAAAACCTTAACCCATCAGTATCCTGTAACATCAATCTCATGTTTAACCGCATAATAGGTTTTATAATCCATAATTTTAATTTGTCATAAAATATGCATCAGTTAAACACAGACTGCCTACTTACATCCTATAACatactttttaattattttaacaaaatgcaaATCTTATGGTAATAGCCAGTTAATGGTCGACActaaaatatgtacaaaaaatcTACAGATGTGTTTGGATTTCAGGTGCTGTAAACAAGCATTATCACTTTCTATATCATACAAGATATTGTTTGTTAAGACATAAAGTAATCAACTTATTTAGTTATATTTGACTGTGGACTGTTACATGGTTATTATGCATGGTCACTAGTTCCCTTTGTGTGAGATTATAATGTATCTCTTTACACAATGCAGTGGATTGCCATGTCTTCACTGGTTTATACTGTTTACCATCAGCTGACACATGTTGTACTGATACATTCCAACACACCACATACAGACTGCCATCTTGTAGTGTAGTCATCCTCATGGGTGGTGATGGTAATGTTAGGGTTTGATGTGTGTCATCAGTATAACTGTACCAGTACAGGTCGTTGTTGTTGTAATCACTGTAGAATATTCTGTCACCAGAACCATGTAACCTGCCAGGATAGCAGTCAGTCCGTATTGACTGTACCACCTCTTCTGTCTGATGATCTATGATCTGTAGGCTGCTGGAACTACCTACAACTAACTTGTTGTTTATAGTTGTAATTCCACTTTTACGCCCCATTCCAGGTACTGATATTGATTTAAGTTTGAGTTTATTGTTTATGTCATACATCTGTATACACTTCCTATCATACAGTGTAACAGCTACTGTAGAGTTGTTGACTGCTGTAACATACAATGGATTACCCTGTACAGGTATACTGTCTACCTGTGATCCATATGTATTACAGATTAGCAGTCTGTTCCGGTCAGGTAAACACATCACTAGTCTACCATCATCCATCATCACTATGTCTGATACATCTCTCCTGTTATCACCAAGTACTGATGTCAGGTCTGTCTGATGATGTAGTGTGAAGATAGACTGTCCTAGTTTGTATGGCTGCATTTGATGTTTCTGCTTAATAACTGAAATACACAATTAGATATAACACAGTTTTAGGCAAAAGAGGATTATTTTTGATAGTATGTTTCTTTTATTCCATGCATCAAAATATGGGTAATGAACTGACAAAAAAACATTGTATCAAGAATTGTTATTTCAAATGAacctttttcaattaaattcaacaagatttgaaattgttattttaatttgacatcaATAAAAAAGAGATGTTTTCTTTCTTTGTAAATCCAATGGTTTGGAATAAATCAAGtaacaaatgaaaaaagtttaaaaatactTGTTGAAATACCTTGTCTGTCAGTTTTCACTTTGGACGATTGCCATCTTACATATTGTAATATTTCCTGTAATAGTAAGGAAAagtttataaatttcataaagaCGTTTTCTTTGTTTATCCACTGGTTGTTTTACTTTAGGTATTGAGATGATTCAGAATGAGAAGGAAAATAAGTCAGTATTATCTTTGTATGATTGACATGAATGACATCTTACATAAAGTAATATCTTCTGTAATAGTAAGGAAAAGTTTATAAATTCCTGTGatgtttattttgtatatgcAATTAAATGTTATGTGAATTATTTTATATCGTACTGGACAAGATAATAATTTAGTCAtgccaaatatttctttatttgaaacaaagtgAATTCTGCACagttttttgaaaagtgcaaatttaacaagaGTAATAGGGGAatatcaatggtggtattacacctttacgaatatgtattttaaattatgGACAGTCATTTCAATTTAATGtaataatattcttattttttctctctcagtGCATTCGTGAtcttttatgtctttttgttgGTTAGCTGAGCTGTTTTGCTGTTTTGGTTGCATGTTGCTTTgtattttgtcttaaaaaaataaataaacagaaacaatcaaagatTTGCCACCAACACCAAATCATTAAAATCATGAAAGCATTAACGCCATATGAAACGAGTAACTGGTGAAAAATCATGTGTATCTAATTCTTGATCTAattcatgtatatatcataaacgtagtCTTTTGTatcacaattttatcattttttacgcatccATATtgtataatcataaaaaaaaatatttcactctGTCAGTGTTGATGTGAAAATATGACTGCCAACTAATTGCTGTGTTTTGTAGCTTTTTTTACCATTTGTCAGCTTTGTAAACCAACAACAAAagtttgtaagggttccacggaacccagtgtttTTGCCTACTGTTGCTGTAAATTTCatgctcaacaaaaatgaggaaacaaataaataaaaaatagtcctcttgatactatcttttttgattgtaagaagcttctgtccaaactTGTTAAaattcaggatagtttatgaatctaataaatgttttaaaaactgcaGACTTTATGTAATGTTAACTCATGAAAAACTGATACCCATCTATAACTGAAATACTataaaacaggtacaaaattttaacaaaatgttctTCTAAGATACTAGCTTTacatcataaacaagcttctgtgcatgtttggtacaaactctggatagtttaagaaaattatttaaaaaaattaaaaaaaaacttttaccacaGACTGATAGTAATGTTTCCTGgcaaaaaaataagtccatttatacgaaaaaaaatacggaaaaaacagatttttttttaatttacttttggatactattttatgatcataaacaagcttctgtccaagtttggtaaaaatctaggatagtttaagaaaactATAACCACAAGAGTGAATAATTGGGGATGCTGCCGTTGAAGGAATGTAGGATCACTATGTTCCACTTTTTCCACAAAAGTCAAAGGCTTGACAAAAAAGCATATATATTGAGGAAAGCAGGTGTATATTatctacaaaaataatttaatttgatgACATATTAATGTTTCAGTTTGTTGACTCTCTTTCTGCCACGTTTTACCCCCTTCGCACTTGGGTATTGCCCTAACCGGATTTTACAAGAAAGGTTAAGCTGAGGTTTTTTCATAAGGAAAACAATTGGAGGACTAGTTGTCTGGAAACcatgcaacatttaaaaaaatgaattttttctagattttgacaaattaaagaattcttttaagaaaaaagtatatgttccAAAGTTTGATAACAAAAAACTACCCATttacttatgtaaaaaaaatgtgcaacattttttttagaagaagtttcatatgactttaagatatGACTAACAACCACATTTGTTGAGTTCTGATTTAGGACACACAAAggcttgagacaggcacataaagatATGTTCATTATACCCCACGCAAGgggtgcggagggtataatgtttttgacccgtccgtccgtcagtccgtccgtcagtcctgtttcttgtcatcgcaactcctctcaaaccacacaataGAATTTctcgaaaccttttcagataataaggacatactatgtagttgtgcatatcgaagggaaattgcgattcaattttttttctaggagttacgacgcccctttgaacttatttactttaatgtactactgcaacagtttgtcatcgcaactcctctcaaaccacacaacagaatttcacgaaaccttttcagataataaggacatactatgtagttgtgcatatcgacgggaaattgcgattcaattttttttctaggagttacgacgcccctttgaacttatttactttaatgtactactgcaacagtttgtcatcgcaactcctctcaaaccacacaacagaatttcacgaaaccttttcagataataaggacatactatgtagttgtgcatatcgacgggaaattgcgattcaattttttttctaggagttacgccactttgaacttatttactttaatgcactactgcaacagtttgtcatcgcaactcctctcaaaccacacaacagaatttcacgaaaccttttcagataataaggacatactatgtagttgtgaatatcgacgggaaattgcaattcaattttttttctaggagttatttTACGTGCGAAGTGAGATTTTGTTTCTCCAGTGACAATATGAAGaagtggggtatgtgagcgtgctcacaaaggttctttaattgtttatgaaaataatgaaagACAGTAAGATATAGCTAACAGTCCACTATTGATTTAATTGTTGACAGCACATAAAGATATAATCAGTATTTGTTCCTACCTCCAGTATTGTAAATAGCTCCACATTTGATTGGCCATTGTTGATATTCATTGCAGTCAAGATATCAGCAGTGCTTGATAATTTGTCACTTATCTAAAATTATACAAATAATTAAATGATGTACTAAAAAAGGAtataacaaaattactgaactcaaAGGCAGAAATTGTTTccactttgttttttttgtgttaccCTTGCttgataaaaatgaaaagggAGAAGATTATAGATTTTGTGGTGAATAGGATAAAGGACACTGTGACTTAAAGAAGAACACAAGAAATTGACATTTCTTGTTCTGAAAGTGCTTTCTTCTTTGTTTGACTTTCATGCTATTTTTTAGTACAATAATAACAACTGTGATTGAAAGTTCTCATATTTAGAAAGATTGGTTGTCTTCATGTAATTGGCAAGATTGTAATGTCTCCAATTTTATCTAACCACTATACAGGAGAACTTTTTTATCATTGTAGTCTAATATGATGTTTCAAAATCTTTACCTTTGACCTTGATATTGCAAATCTATGGTAACATTGTGAGTGAAGTgaaattttggatgtaacatgtcttctgattggctgtaAGTGTTCTGTTTATTAtttcatagacataattttgtcatgtgaccatgacgtcatcaatgtttttcatAATTTACACCGGTTAAGCATGGAATAACCATGTGTCTTATCAGATTTGGttaaattgttattatacttcCAATCTTGGAGTGAGACTATATTGCATTCAACTTATCTGTATGACTGTGCATCAATTGATCTGTTATTCCAACAAATATCTCTTTAACATTTTTCACGTCTTCTACTGAACAGAAGGACTTGATATTTGGTCagcatatacaaatgtatacttacATAATATTTGGTTTGTAACCTTATGGTCTTATGTtgattataagttttttttaaataaatgagaaGTAATATATGATAGGTTGAAAGTTTTTAAATGTGTATGCATTGAATAAATATATGCTGTTTATATTTGAGACTACATGTATGATTTGCTTGTAAAACTTGTATATGCTTATACAGGATAACTTTTGGATGTCAGATTATGGATCTATATAAATTATGACCATGATGACTAAGGGTGCAAATTGTAACCCATTATTTTGCCTCTGAACGAGGTTCGTAAAGGATCAAAATCAGTCAAGCAATGAATCATCACAGGACACTGTTAATTATATATTGTTGCACGTTTTTAAAGTCTGATTTGAATtggtatatatataacatattgcTTACCTCTTCAAGCTTTTTGTGAATGTCCAGAAGACAAACAAAGTACTTGTTACACAGTGAGTCGTCCAATGGTCTGTTCTGTATCCTAATGAAGTCATCTTGTTTACTGGGGTCAAGTTGAAGAACACGTGTCATAAGGTCATCCCACAGTGTTTGGTACTCTTTTTCAGTAATGGCACCTTTAGTGTTGTGGCTAAGGTAGTTGTTCTTAAATTCCCTTAGTTCTTTTATCAGTGTCTCTTCATTTGATATCAGATTGCAGCAATTCAGTAAAATCAAACTGGCCAAGGTGATATCAAGATCATCTAATGTTACATTATTAGTTGTATACAAGCAGTGACAGTGATGTTTAGGTGGTCCTGGATTTTCTGTGTACAGTAGATCCCATTGGCTATAGTTTAATGGAAGTTTCCTCCGATTCCTACAGTTGGTAGTGTCCACACAACACTTTATATTGGTGTGACGGAGATGAAACAGGATGTGTATGACAGGTTTACTGTTGATGAAATCCTGTAGACATCCCAATCCTTTACTGTTATAGTCTTTCTCCAGCCTCTGTCTGAAAACTGGTGTAACGATCTCTAGTATAACAGAACCGACTATAAAGTACCGTCTACGGTCATCTGTGTCCAGCCTGTTAagaaatacatttaaaacttaAGACATACTATTATTTTCTAGCCTTTGTATGAGAACTAGTGAACTAACTATTACGAAATGTCTTCCAGTCCTTCCGgtccattttatatatataacaaaaagaattaaaaactgTATTGTCAGTTGACTCACATTCTCGATCTTTAGTGTTAACACATATAACAGAACCAGCACTGAAGTAATGCCTATTATCCTATTTTTGCACCCTGCATTAATATTGTCCCAAATGTTTATGAAACTTTatatatcataggtttatatcagcaatgccttgtacaagataaaaaaaatctaacaaaataTTGAGAGGATAGAATATCAAGTAAGAGAAATTCTATAGTGGAACATCATATTCTCACAATTTGTAAGGAATGAGAATATCAAGAAAGAGAAAATTAAATGGAAATGTCATGTTGAGATGGGAGAGATTCTTATTAGAGTGGAATTCAGAATAGCAATGCAATTTTTTAGAGGGACTtgctattgcaaaaaaaaaagaactgaatATTGCCAAGGGAGGAAATATAAACTTTGGGGAAAGTTAAAGAATACACAGTATTGAGAGAAGAGAGATTATTAAGAGGAACACTGAAGAGAATGAATATTTCGGTCTGGGTCATTGTGGTATTCACTGGTGGTATTATATGTATAAGATTATTATAATCCTATTCTGTAGGGTGAAAGGGAAATAATGTCAGGAATCAGAGATATCTGTTAACTAATAGTTTATCTGAATAAAGTTAATGATAATATgaattagttttatttaaatattatattacatCATTGACCAAATTGTTTCAGAAGAGCTTCTATACTTTCACTTTAGTTATAGATgatattttctctttttgataGCTACAAATTATCAACAAAGTTTAGTAAATCATTTTCTAACTAACCTTTTGCTCatatcaatttgtttttgttggtTAGCCTGTAGAGATCTGCTTTCTGGAAAACAGTTTACCAAAAATGGACGACACTTTATACATGGAAATCCCCATTACTATTTTTAGAATTAAATAACTTAgcttgaaaaaaaacattatctcccttttaatataattttaagcAGGAGATCATCTaatgaatttaagaaaataaaataaaatccaaatGTACAAAATACAAGTATATCttaaaattgatgtttcattatataagttttcttttaattacaataaaggttaagatctttttttatttttactgtgTTTCATTTTACAttcattttacttaaaaaaaacattgtgaaGGCTCTGAATTGTTGCAGCATTTGCTTGTTTTGGGGTTGTAAGCAGCGAATATTAACTATGTTAAAATTCATTACTTTCCATGTATTGATGATACAGGAAATATTACATTAAGAGAGAAAGTCTAGtgacaaaataaatgaaaatagaaataagTTGAAACTAAAAACGAAACGAATACATTTAATGTTATCATTTCCCTtcttaaaaagaaaacatgatgATTACAGAAGACTATATATAGGAGCTTAGTGTGACATTGGATTAAGATGTTGCTATATGCTAAAACGAAATTCCTGGAATACAAGCATTAGCTGTCTGTAAACCTCTCTTGAACAtgctatttatttgtaaataaatggAGTTAGATCTGTGAAAGTCAGGGGTGAAAATCCAAAAGAATTGACTGATGTGCTGCAAAGATTGgcaattttgaaatgaatttataactAAGAAAATTTAAAAGGACCTTATCCTGATTGACACATTTAATGTGACTAGATCAAGAAGACAGCAAATACAGGTACAAAAATCAAGACGACCTTTTTCtagtataaaaaattataaaaagatacctacttttttaaaggggcactagctgtcaaattcatggtcatcaatctgactcaaattctcatatctgatatataacaatgtaaaacatttacccaaactatcaaaagtctaaaataaacagtttacagagcatgggatCGATAACATGTAGATTCGTTtcgacgccatctaattaactatcgatttgacctcagatgaccacataagtgatgtaaacataaataaagatatgaatagattaggtcaacacgtgcaattggatttttataggtctgtttgattttattttatagattaaaaatatatgtttctcattgtttttaccAGTattagaatgattttatgtggatCGAATTAGTTATCAAATGATTAACtcttgtttcactttcattgttgacattctttttctttaaataaccagtacacgtacaaagCATGCGTTCTCGATCTCTAGCTagggggttaaattgaagttcacatgaatactgatttaatgaggtcgagttATTCACTCGCAAGTGAATAATTAATTATGAATGTTTCTtggcttaatttgacaaaattgaaccctTTTggttgctaaaagcaaattattatttcactatgtcactttcattattgattgaaccaaaaaaatcttactttagatttttcatatacctcgtagctagtgcccctttaagaataTGAATCTTTAAGTTTTTAACTAATGCACAGACAAACTTTTACAGGTTATTTTCATGGAAGGACAATATTTCCATATTGAATTTGCATGTGAAAAGAAAATCTGAATTATAAAGcagaaatattcaaaatgaagAATTCGACCTGATAATATGGAGGAATTCATCCGATGACTCCttataggagtaattgccctttatagacaatttttatcattttcattatcaGCAAGGGAAGATGTACTAACAAGTCAAATTTTGCTGATATAGTAAGTAGACTGGCACTCTTTATAGGAGCGGTTGCTGTTAAATGAGTTATTTTATTGACCtgcttttgtgttttgagcaaaaactaaAAAAGATAAAGAGAAACTGAATAGACTGAATGATCAGCGATATaagattaacaatttttttttataaacttttactTTTGTCGACAATTTTGAATATTGACCTAGACCAAgatgagtgacacaggctctttagggcCCCTAGTTTTAAATTACCATAGGTAGTGATCTTACTTATGAGGAATCAAAAACATAGAATAGGTTGAAAAATAGATACATTACAATAAAGGAACTATAGCCATTTGATAA contains:
- the LOC139486731 gene encoding uncharacterized protein — encoded protein: MSKRLDTDDRRRYFIVGSVILEIVTPVFRQRLEKDYNSKGLGCLQDFINSKPVIHILFHLRHTNIKCCVDTTNCRNRRKLPLNYSQWDLLYTENPGPPKHHCHCLYTTNNVTLDDLDITLASLILLNCCNLISNEETLIKELREFKNNYLSHNTKGAITEKEYQTLWDDLMTRVLQLDPSKQDDFIRIQNRPLDDSLCNKYFVCLLDIHKKLEEISDKLSSTADILTAMNINNGQSNVELFTILEEILQYVRWQSSKVKTDRQVIKQKHQMQPYKLGQSIFTLHHQTDLTSVLGDNRRDVSDIVMMDDGRLVMCLPDRNRLLICNTYGSQVDSIPVQGNPLYVTAVNNSTVAVTLYDRKCIQMYDINNKLKLKSISVPGMGRKSGITTINNKLVVGSSSSLQIIDHQTEEVVQSIRTDCYPGRLHGSGDRIFYSDYNNNDLYWYSYTDDTHQTLTLPSPPMRMTTLQDGSLYVVCWNVSVQHVSADGKQYKPVKTWQSTALCKEIHYNLTQRELVTMHNNHVTVHSQI